In Vicugna pacos chromosome 10, VicPac4, whole genome shotgun sequence, the following proteins share a genomic window:
- the FAM89B gene encoding leucine repeat adapter protein 25, with the protein MNGLPSTEAPGGAGCALAGLPPLPRGLSGLLNASGGSWRELERVYSQRSRIHDELSRAARVPDGPRYAAGAANSGTAAGAPGLRRPVNLDSALAALRKEMVGLRQLDMSLLCQLWGLYESIQDYKHLCQDLSLCQDLSSSLHSDSSYPPDAGLSDDDEPPDASLPPDPPPLTVPQTHNARDQWLQDAFHISL; encoded by the exons ATGAATGGGCTGCCCTCGACCGAGGCGCCAGGCGGCGCGGGCTGCGCCCTGGCTGGACTCCCGCCGCTACCGCGCGGCCTCAGCGGTCTTCTCAATGCGAGCGGAGGCTCGTGGCGGGAGCTGGAGCGCGTCTACAGCCAGCGCAGCCGCATCCACGATGAGCTGAGCCGCGCCGCCCGCGTTCCGGACGGGCCCCGCTATGCTGCCGGCGCCGCCAACTCGGGAACTGCCGCAGGTGCCCCTGGCCTGCGTCGCCCTGTCAACCTCGACTCGGCTCTAGCGGCACTGCGCAAGGAGATG GTGGGCCTGCGGCAGCTGGACATGTCACTGCTGTGCCAGCTGTGGGGCCTGTATGAGTCGATCCAGGACTACAAGCACCTGTGTCAAGACTTGAGCCTATGCCAGGACCTGTCATCCTCCCTGCACTCAGACAGTTCCTACCCACCTGACGCTGGCCTATCTGACGACGACGAGCCTCCTGATGCCAGTCTGCCCCCGGACCCGCCACCCCTCACTGTGCCCCAAACGCACAATGCCCGAGACCAGTGGCTGCAGGATGCCTTCCACATCAGCCTCTGA